One stretch of Kiritimatiellaceae bacterium DNA includes these proteins:
- a CDS encoding O-antigen ligase family protein produces the protein MNNPPNSQMLTIWGFVLVFFGAILYFVSKGQFIHAGVAAALIPLLTLAHSPGKWWLVAVMLSNSGLVIPGAATKLAAPLLASAGFIGLSLLDRISHGTKLRTLGSPQRMAGALVLLLVCLASYRGWGLKFLGSANWGGMQYIQLMVGLLFFFYSRQVKVGEKWLSRAIMLYFGLALLPTTITLLALYIPALSALGAFIEIEKSTQFDPSAIGAGIKRVQSLHMPATVLSYFALLLFDRNLKVSWKVLGVGAGSFVLAGMSGHRVVIVKMGLLVAIYAVIRWRKIPQAVKLKGAVAGLCLLASIYAFAQFLPLGFQRSLSVLPGITVGGVARGDAQNTSDWRIEMWRKALPMIPEYLLIGRGSGFNLKEAYGAYTLASDTTTKHEFFIATHSYHNGPLWALVDLGAPGAFLVFGFMVTAIIRYGRRLTWNHSPFMGSAYAVFYSVLISYFIFFLAVFGYSGDVIQMALLAAILEVISEQVKGASKNSQTRTEIRSGWRSLQKTGHPNGTRHPSPDPYRLTNNPKTTV, from the coding sequence ATGAATAATCCTCCCAACAGCCAGATGTTAACCATCTGGGGCTTTGTTTTGGTTTTTTTTGGGGCGATCCTTTATTTCGTCAGCAAGGGACAGTTTATTCATGCCGGTGTAGCGGCCGCTTTGATTCCGCTTCTGACCTTGGCGCATTCCCCAGGTAAATGGTGGCTGGTGGCGGTAATGCTCTCCAATAGCGGGCTGGTAATTCCGGGCGCTGCGACAAAGCTCGCCGCCCCTCTTCTTGCCAGTGCTGGCTTTATCGGGCTTTCACTGCTGGACCGTATTTCTCACGGAACCAAATTGAGGACTCTGGGTTCGCCCCAACGAATGGCGGGGGCGCTGGTTCTTTTATTGGTGTGTCTTGCTTCGTATCGCGGCTGGGGGCTGAAGTTTTTGGGAAGCGCCAACTGGGGCGGGATGCAATACATTCAGTTGATGGTCGGGCTCCTATTTTTCTTTTACTCCAGACAAGTGAAAGTCGGTGAGAAATGGCTTTCCCGGGCGATTATGCTTTATTTCGGTTTAGCGCTTCTGCCTACAACGATTACGTTGCTCGCCCTTTATATTCCGGCGTTGTCTGCACTCGGGGCGTTTATTGAAATTGAAAAATCGACGCAGTTTGATCCGTCTGCGATCGGGGCTGGGATTAAGCGGGTTCAATCTCTGCATATGCCGGCGACCGTGCTTAGCTACTTCGCTCTGCTGCTGTTCGATCGGAATCTTAAAGTTTCCTGGAAAGTGCTCGGAGTGGGAGCGGGCTCCTTTGTGCTGGCGGGAATGTCCGGCCATCGCGTTGTAATCGTTAAGATGGGGTTGCTGGTGGCAATTTATGCAGTGATACGATGGCGGAAAATTCCTCAGGCAGTGAAGCTGAAGGGGGCCGTTGCGGGCCTTTGTTTGCTGGCTTCAATTTATGCTTTTGCCCAGTTTCTGCCGCTTGGATTCCAGCGGTCACTGAGCGTTCTGCCGGGAATTACAGTAGGGGGTGTTGCCAGAGGAGACGCGCAGAATACATCTGACTGGCGCATTGAGATGTGGCGCAAGGCGCTGCCGATGATTCCGGAATATCTGTTGATCGGTCGCGGGTCGGGATTTAACCTGAAAGAAGCCTATGGCGCGTATACTTTGGCATCCGATACAACTACGAAGCATGAGTTTTTTATCGCCACGCACAGCTATCATAACGGCCCGCTTTGGGCCTTGGTTGACTTGGGGGCGCCAGGCGCTTTTCTGGTGTTTGGGTTTATGGTGACAGCCATTATCCGCTATGGCCGGAGGCTTACCTGGAACCATTCGCCATTTATGGGATCCGCCTATGCCGTTTTCTATTCCGTGCTGATTTCATATTTCATCTTTTTTCTGGCGGTTTTCGGCTATTCTGGAGACGTTATTCAGATGGCGTTGCTAGCCGCTATCCTTGAGGTAATCAGCGAGCAGGTGAAGGGAGCGTCTAAAAACAGCCAGACAAGGACGGAGATCAGATCCGGATGGAGGTCTTTACAAAAGACGGGTCACCCTAACGGCACCCGGCATCCATCGCCCGACCCTTACCGCCTGACTAACAATCCGAAAACGACAGTATGA
- a CDS encoding lipopolysaccharide biosynthesis protein, whose translation MSHIKTSDLLNATSEPSSGHFNLKARKGWLWGAAEQLLQRGLTMVVSLVLARMLDPEAFGLIASVSIFFAVAQQLIDGGIGSRIVQKKEILEEDYLAFFWCNAGMSLLTCGLLVVFSQAIALFYGDPKLQPVVMVMAVVVFLMNAGRVQDSRLIRELQFKKFSLVVVISVLAGSIAGLILAFAGAGVWAILGQQLVFSLTRAVALWRIEFWRPSGLPAWRAVKDLYSFGLPLMVSQTIRGFSEQLINALGARYVGMTPLGFYDRGRFIPGNAATFVQCIFFRTNLTLLSKLQHRDDEFRSVYLDFLQVVIPFCSLLLTGLAVCAPEIIEVVLGAKWLPSIWYFRAGCVMSGLYLFFLINQEALRAKGAVAELFRQNIIYAILQVVFVSIGLVAGLPGMFAGLILGCGVSCLLHMRVVGMKSLITVSSQFRVLVKPFFWALFMTLLMLWIRLNVAALWIKFMLCGITGAITLGLFLYIIFTEKTESKSEL comes from the coding sequence ATGAGCCATATAAAAACATCAGATCTCTTGAACGCGACTTCCGAGCCTTCATCTGGACATTTTAATCTGAAAGCTCGTAAGGGGTGGCTGTGGGGTGCCGCTGAACAACTCCTTCAGCGCGGACTGACCATGGTTGTCAGTTTGGTGCTGGCTCGTATGCTGGATCCGGAAGCTTTTGGGCTGATCGCGTCGGTTTCTATTTTTTTTGCAGTGGCGCAACAGCTGATTGACGGCGGAATCGGATCGCGTATTGTGCAGAAGAAAGAAATTCTGGAAGAGGACTATCTTGCCTTTTTCTGGTGTAACGCCGGGATGTCGCTGTTGACCTGTGGACTGCTGGTTGTTTTTTCCCAAGCAATCGCCCTGTTCTATGGCGACCCTAAGCTGCAGCCTGTTGTGATGGTTATGGCTGTGGTGGTGTTCTTGATGAACGCTGGGCGAGTTCAGGACTCGAGGTTGATTCGGGAACTGCAGTTTAAGAAGTTTTCTTTAGTAGTCGTTATTTCCGTGCTGGCGGGAAGTATTGCGGGGCTTATTCTGGCTTTTGCCGGCGCAGGAGTCTGGGCTATATTGGGTCAGCAGTTGGTTTTTTCACTGACGAGAGCCGTCGCCTTGTGGAGGATTGAGTTCTGGAGACCGTCCGGTTTGCCCGCATGGCGTGCGGTCAAAGATCTCTATTCTTTCGGGCTCCCGCTCATGGTTTCTCAAACAATCCGTGGATTTTCTGAACAATTAATCAATGCACTGGGGGCTCGGTATGTGGGCATGACTCCATTGGGGTTTTATGACCGCGGACGGTTCATTCCCGGGAATGCGGCGACATTCGTTCAATGTATTTTTTTTAGAACCAATTTGACGCTATTGTCCAAACTGCAACACCGGGACGATGAATTCAGGAGTGTGTATTTGGACTTTCTTCAGGTGGTCATTCCTTTTTGTTCTCTTTTGTTGACGGGATTGGCGGTCTGTGCCCCGGAAATCATAGAGGTTGTTCTGGGGGCGAAGTGGCTGCCTTCGATTTGGTATTTTCGGGCCGGATGTGTAATGAGCGGGTTGTATCTTTTCTTTCTGATTAATCAGGAGGCGCTGAGAGCCAAGGGGGCTGTTGCTGAATTGTTCCGGCAAAATATTATTTATGCGATTCTGCAGGTAGTTTTTGTCTCCATCGGATTGGTTGCAGGACTCCCCGGAATGTTTGCAGGGTTGATTCTCGGTTGCGGGGTGTCTTGCCTGCTTCATATGAGAGTCGTTGGCATGAAGAGTCTGATAACCGTCTCCTCGCAATTCAGGGTTCTTGTGAAACCGTTTTTCTGGGCGCTCTTTATGACTTTACTTATGCTTTGGATCAGGCTCAACGTGGCAGCATTGTGGATAAAGTTTATGCTTTGCGGAATTACCGGAGCAATCACGCTTGGTCTGTTTTTATACATAATATTCACCGAAAAGACGGAATCAAAAAGTGAATTATAA
- a CDS encoding glycosyltransferase, with protein MNKKISIITPNLNCGKYLLEAIRSVRDQNGPAVEHIVLDGGSTDESLNILREWTGAVNCGQRMAADPADERAMEGSAVSPDGKYSFRWISGKDKGQTDAINKGFRMASGEIRAWLNADEFYYPGTLQAVSDFFDKKPETGLLYGQAMFTREDGSPLRVRPTHRPDRNIFIYYGCYIVSVATFYNGKIFNEGIFLDDSYRVTMDFEFYARLWKLGYVFEYLPCVLGAFRLTGDNVSVRLAERRRQERLQVQQKYGARLLWGPMPRVVLGGLRQLYRLKSGWIRMKDRIRS; from the coding sequence ATGAACAAAAAAATCTCCATCATCACACCGAATCTGAATTGTGGAAAATACCTGTTGGAGGCGATTCGCAGTGTGAGAGACCAGAACGGCCCCGCTGTGGAGCATATTGTGCTCGATGGCGGAAGTACCGATGAGTCCCTGAATATTCTCCGGGAATGGACGGGAGCGGTAAACTGCGGACAGAGGATGGCGGCCGATCCGGCAGACGAACGGGCGATGGAAGGCTCGGCGGTCAGTCCGGACGGGAAATATTCATTCAGATGGATCAGCGGGAAAGACAAGGGACAGACCGATGCGATCAATAAGGGATTCCGCATGGCGAGCGGCGAAATCCGCGCCTGGCTGAACGCAGATGAGTTTTATTATCCAGGAACCCTGCAGGCGGTCTCGGACTTTTTCGACAAAAAACCTGAAACCGGATTGTTGTACGGGCAGGCCATGTTTACACGGGAGGATGGAAGTCCTCTGCGGGTGCGCCCGACTCATCGGCCGGACCGGAATATATTTATTTATTACGGATGTTACATTGTTTCTGTTGCGACGTTTTATAACGGGAAAATATTCAATGAGGGCATTTTTCTGGATGACAGCTACCGGGTGACGATGGATTTTGAATTTTATGCCCGGCTGTGGAAGCTGGGCTATGTATTTGAGTATCTTCCGTGCGTGCTCGGAGCGTTTCGTCTGACCGGCGATAATGTGAGCGTCCGGCTGGCGGAGCGAAGAAGGCAGGAGCGCCTTCAGGTTCAGCAAAAATACGGAGCCAGACTTCTCTGGGGACCGATGCCCCGGGTTGTTTTGGGCGGTCTGCGGCAATTATACCGGTTGAAGTCCGGCTGGATACGGATGAAGGACCGGATTCGTTCTTAA
- a CDS encoding glycosyltransferase, translating into MNYKNWITCTPVAFRGDEKTFFSRDSGLCCRALQALGASAKVVMPEPVWDDEPDVLRAPYGRLSDPGFWREQGVDAVILYSWAHPRYTSIAEAIRASGLKLYLNMDMEGLISPFVESVAYVRMMWAVQRQKRGVLFGTMNTLCRLGWQCIGLHKHFSRLRHMDCADAIGVVSPIAAERVRKYARFLGRNDIAKKVHFVPHPIDQTMHYASSAKQEQVVAVGRWDDFVQKRPDVLIEVAAKVLAKNSTVRFVIAGKDSGRCAAEIAANVPEAKNRVVGYERLEHDELCEQMSRAQISLCTSRYESFHIASGEALLCGCSIVAPKSPCLPSLPYFIDGNFSGRLAENNPDALADAVLAELDAWKFGERDAAAIAHIWRERISSGAVIRQIDVLLSTARNR; encoded by the coding sequence GTGAATTATAAAAACTGGATCACCTGTACCCCGGTGGCGTTTCGCGGGGATGAAAAAACTTTTTTCAGCCGGGATTCAGGGTTGTGTTGCCGCGCACTGCAAGCGCTGGGAGCCAGCGCTAAGGTCGTGATGCCTGAGCCGGTTTGGGACGATGAGCCGGATGTCTTACGCGCACCTTATGGCCGGTTAAGTGACCCCGGATTCTGGCGGGAGCAGGGGGTTGACGCCGTCATTCTGTATTCCTGGGCACATCCTCGATATACATCAATTGCCGAAGCAATCCGTGCGAGTGGATTAAAGCTCTACTTGAACATGGATATGGAAGGGTTAATCAGCCCGTTTGTTGAGTCGGTCGCTTATGTCCGGATGATGTGGGCTGTTCAACGGCAGAAACGGGGCGTATTGTTCGGGACAATGAACACTCTTTGCCGGCTGGGCTGGCAGTGTATCGGACTTCATAAACATTTTTCCCGGTTGCGGCACATGGATTGCGCAGATGCCATCGGAGTGGTTTCGCCGATCGCCGCAGAGAGGGTTCGAAAATATGCCCGGTTTCTCGGCCGGAACGATATCGCCAAAAAGGTTCACTTTGTTCCCCATCCGATTGATCAAACCATGCACTACGCCAGCTCTGCAAAACAGGAACAGGTGGTCGCTGTGGGCAGGTGGGATGATTTTGTTCAAAAACGTCCTGATGTCTTGATTGAAGTTGCGGCAAAAGTGCTGGCGAAAAATTCGACCGTCCGGTTTGTAATTGCTGGGAAAGATTCCGGCCGGTGCGCAGCGGAGATCGCGGCCAATGTGCCGGAAGCTAAAAACCGGGTAGTTGGTTATGAACGGCTTGAGCACGATGAATTGTGCGAGCAGATGAGCCGGGCGCAGATATCACTTTGTACTTCGCGGTATGAGAGTTTCCATATCGCCTCCGGCGAGGCGCTTTTGTGTGGCTGCTCTATTGTTGCGCCCAAGTCGCCCTGTTTGCCATCGCTGCCTTATTTTATCGACGGGAATTTTTCGGGGCGGCTGGCTGAAAACAATCCGGACGCGCTGGCCGATGCGGTGTTGGCTGAGCTGGATGCCTGGAAGTTCGGCGAGCGCGATGCGGCAGCGATTGCTCATATCTGGCGGGAACGTATTTCTTCTGGAGCCGTTATCCGGCAAATTGACGTGTTACTGTCGACTGCAAGGAATCGATAA
- a CDS encoding phosphotransferase, whose protein sequence is MRTDLPTFRASLRLKMSAQKTSWFLFFDKGDEVLALPSWAAPRILIVSRSLRQRWRDSAAFYPAFRFRARLVKLVVRTAAAFFPRLFLRQSRKDAGGTKYRLAKFLNHTFPSFKQSAIAYSLFSDYFISTGILAADEYVDCADRRGQLTDLLRNWFPQTDRVVLVAGAASDPKQKLVAKLVDQGGKMVGFVKFGEKPLARQRIETEAEILQSLPAGCGPCFQGVEKSEPYSCFAMSAVDGKMPEAKLPASVDSYQLSAVREYLERLRISDVTFGVDDHPAIMRIRKEVAGGGWQVASDPRQPSTINEQLDSLLEPLREQRWPLVIQHGDFTPWNVLRISEGRRLKVEDGSLSSVVSHQSSELCAIDWEEGTTEGFPHFDFIYYILQTAYFMHHWSAAQASAYARDVLSSQLSVDRDCPTTTNYQPSTEPFSVPSHPSSVISSLIKLAALDAWLAGERGGLSGKPLQQFRLSIVNFSAAGGSARGRKT, encoded by the coding sequence ATGCGAACCGATCTCCCGACATTTCGAGCATCTTTGCGACTAAAAATGAGCGCCCAAAAAACAAGCTGGTTTTTGTTTTTCGACAAAGGTGATGAGGTGCTGGCTTTGCCGTCATGGGCTGCGCCGCGCATTCTGATCGTTTCGCGCTCACTGCGGCAGCGCTGGCGCGACAGTGCCGCTTTCTATCCGGCATTTCGTTTTCGAGCCAGACTTGTGAAGCTGGTTGTCCGGACAGCTGCGGCCTTTTTCCCGAGGCTGTTTTTGCGGCAGAGCAGAAAAGATGCAGGCGGTACAAAGTACAGGCTGGCAAAGTTCTTAAATCACACATTTCCCAGCTTCAAACAGTCGGCCATCGCCTATTCACTGTTTTCGGATTATTTCATTTCCACCGGAATCCTTGCGGCAGACGAATATGTTGACTGTGCTGATCGACGGGGGCAGCTGACCGATCTGCTTCGCAACTGGTTTCCCCAAACTGATCGGGTGGTCTTGGTGGCCGGCGCAGCTTCTGATCCCAAGCAAAAGCTCGTTGCCAAGCTGGTGGATCAAGGCGGCAAGATGGTCGGATTTGTTAAATTCGGAGAAAAGCCTCTTGCGCGCCAGCGCATTGAAACTGAGGCTGAGATTCTGCAGTCACTGCCTGCGGGATGCGGCCCCTGTTTCCAGGGAGTGGAGAAATCTGAACCCTACTCCTGTTTTGCCATGAGCGCAGTGGACGGAAAGATGCCGGAAGCGAAGCTTCCTGCATCGGTTGACAGTTATCAGCTGTCGGCAGTCAGGGAATATTTAGAAAGGCTCCGGATATCCGATGTCACATTTGGTGTGGACGACCATCCCGCTATTATGAGGATACGTAAAGAAGTGGCGGGTGGCGGGTGGCAAGTGGCAAGCGACCCCCGCCAGCCATCAACCATCAACGAACAACTGGACAGCTTGCTGGAGCCTCTGCGGGAGCAGCGCTGGCCGCTAGTCATTCAACATGGTGATTTCACACCGTGGAACGTGTTGCGCATCTCCGAGGGCAGAAGACTGAAGGTGGAGGATGGCAGCCTATCGTCTGTTGTCAGTCATCAGTCGTCCGAACTATGCGCGATTGACTGGGAAGAAGGAACGACCGAAGGATTCCCTCATTTTGATTTTATTTATTACATTCTGCAAACGGCCTATTTCATGCACCACTGGTCCGCCGCGCAGGCATCCGCTTATGCTCGGGATGTTCTTAGTTCCCAGTTGTCAGTTGATAGGGACTGCCCAACAACGACCAACTATCAACCATCAACTGAGCCGTTTTCTGTTCCCAGTCATCCGTCTTCCGTCATCAGTTCTCTGATAAAGCTTGCTGCATTGGATGCCTGGTTGGCCGGAGAACGCGGTGGCCTTTCCGGCAAGCCGCTTCAGCAATTCCGTCTTTCAATAGTTAACTTTTCTGCCGCAGGCGGATCTGCCAGAGGCAGAAAGACCTAG
- a CDS encoding glycosyltransferase, which translates to MPTNSQSQITNNPPKSKRLRVLISAYACEPGKGSEAGVGWNMALQMSRLHDVHVITRANNRGVIEKGLPAGSTVQFIYYDLPKWAMWWKRGLRGAQLYYYLWQIFSGRMLKNKYAGVFDVGHHVTYVRYWMPTSFPMLGIPYLIGPVGGGEFAPMKFENRFALRPLIYEKVRRLVRTFVPLDPFVRASIAGASFVLSTTKESARKIQKLKARRVEIYPESGLRRDEFDRLACVPGSPESNPMVFVSSGRLLALKGFEMGLRAFARAGIENAKYWFIGDGPERKRIELLAEELGITKKVSFKGWVKREEGLRILSSAHVLVHPSLHDSGGWVCPEAMAMGKAVICLNLGGPGAQVTDATGIRVEPAGYEETIERLAQAMKKLAADRTLLRRMGEAGRREVAARYIWENKCEHYSVIYRQIADQSKSGGSNA; encoded by the coding sequence ATGCCCACTAATAGCCAATCTCAAATAACTAATAACCCGCCGAAATCAAAACGCCTTCGCGTCCTGATTTCGGCATATGCCTGTGAACCCGGAAAAGGATCCGAAGCCGGTGTCGGCTGGAATATGGCTTTGCAGATGTCCAGGTTGCACGACGTTCACGTTATCACCCGTGCTAACAACCGAGGCGTGATCGAAAAAGGGCTTCCCGCCGGCAGCACGGTTCAGTTTATTTACTACGATCTCCCCAAATGGGCCATGTGGTGGAAACGCGGCCTGCGCGGTGCCCAGCTCTATTATTACTTATGGCAGATTTTTTCGGGGCGTATGTTGAAAAATAAATATGCCGGCGTCTTTGATGTCGGTCATCACGTCACGTATGTGCGTTACTGGATGCCGACCAGTTTCCCAATGCTTGGAATCCCTTACCTGATCGGTCCGGTCGGCGGGGGGGAATTCGCGCCGATGAAATTTGAAAACCGCTTCGCCTTGAGGCCGTTGATTTATGAAAAGGTGCGCCGTCTGGTTCGGACCTTTGTGCCGCTTGATCCTTTTGTCCGCGCCAGTATCGCCGGTGCCTCATTCGTTCTGTCCACAACCAAGGAGTCCGCTCGGAAAATCCAAAAACTGAAAGCCCGGCGGGTGGAAATCTACCCGGAATCCGGTCTTCGCCGCGATGAATTCGACCGGCTGGCTTGTGTGCCGGGAAGTCCGGAATCCAATCCGATGGTGTTTGTGAGTTCCGGAAGGCTGCTGGCTTTAAAGGGATTCGAGATGGGACTGCGTGCATTTGCGAGAGCCGGTATAGAAAATGCGAAGTACTGGTTCATTGGTGACGGGCCGGAACGAAAACGGATCGAGCTGCTGGCAGAGGAACTCGGAATTACGAAAAAGGTTTCCTTTAAGGGATGGGTGAAACGGGAGGAGGGGTTGCGTATTCTCTCTTCCGCCCATGTGCTGGTACATCCCAGTCTGCATGACTCCGGCGGATGGGTCTGCCCGGAGGCTATGGCGATGGGCAAGGCGGTTATTTGCCTGAATCTTGGCGGTCCCGGCGCGCAGGTAACAGATGCAACCGGCATCCGGGTTGAGCCTGCCGGATACGAAGAAACGATTGAGCGGTTGGCTCAGGCAATGAAAAAGCTGGCAGCCGACCGTACCCTTCTTCGACGGATGGGTGAAGCCGGACGGCGGGAAGTCGCGGCTAGATATATCTGGGAAAACAAGTGCGAGCATTATTCGGTCATTTACCGGCAGATTGCAGACCAGTCGAAAAGCGGAGGGTCAAATGCGTAA
- a CDS encoding serine acetyltransferase — MNRNDRYPRNKWVGNTRLVLFYFFLKKHGIKILFRPLEVIFGTEIYCPLPEKLFLPHPYGIIVGRYVRLGNNVVLMQQVTLGGKNPHLGDETCEDQFPILEEGVYVGAGAKILGNVRVGEWSIVAANAVVVKDVPPHSIVGGVPATVIGSTL, encoded by the coding sequence ATGAACAGAAATGACAGGTATCCCAGAAATAAATGGGTTGGAAACACCCGGTTGGTGCTGTTTTATTTTTTCTTGAAAAAGCACGGGATCAAAATCCTGTTCCGTCCCTTGGAGGTCATCTTCGGAACAGAGATCTATTGCCCGCTTCCCGAAAAACTTTTTCTGCCCCACCCCTATGGCATTATCGTGGGGCGGTACGTCAGATTGGGCAATAATGTAGTCCTTATGCAGCAGGTGACTCTCGGCGGGAAGAACCCTCACCTTGGCGATGAAACGTGCGAAGATCAGTTCCCGATTCTGGAAGAGGGCGTGTATGTTGGAGCCGGTGCAAAAATATTGGGAAATGTCCGGGTAGGGGAATGGTCGATCGTTGCCGCAAATGCTGTTGTCGTGAAGGATGTCCCTCCTCATTCGATCGTTGGCGGGGTCCCGGCAACAGTCATCGGTTCAACATTGTAA
- a CDS encoding acyltransferase, whose amino-acid sequence MKRTLRNKLYSAWDLLWIKLDFGSSTLCSRISLWWQGCSPGKGLKTSGPCYFKARAAGSIVIGESMYLNASHRTNRVGLNNPVLIETLGDGVIEIGSCSGASSVVISSRSRITIGSNTIMGGNVRIFDHDFHSLNPSAWRTSEDAKLVQSRPVTIGNNVFIGTNAMVLKGVSIGDNAVIGAGSVVTKNVGNGEIWAGNPARKIGMVK is encoded by the coding sequence ATGAAACGAACACTTAGAAATAAACTTTACTCCGCATGGGATCTGCTTTGGATCAAGCTGGATTTCGGCAGTTCAACTCTGTGCAGCCGGATTTCTCTATGGTGGCAGGGCTGTTCTCCGGGGAAGGGACTCAAAACAAGCGGCCCTTGCTATTTCAAAGCACGGGCAGCGGGATCCATCGTGATCGGGGAAAGTATGTACCTCAATGCAAGTCACCGCACAAACAGAGTGGGATTGAATAATCCCGTATTGATAGAAACTCTGGGCGACGGGGTTATTGAAATTGGATCCTGCAGCGGGGCTTCATCGGTGGTGATATCTTCCCGTTCCAGAATAACCATCGGCAGCAACACCATAATGGGCGGAAACGTCCGGATATTTGATCACGACTTTCACTCATTGAATCCATCTGCGTGGCGAACCAGTGAGGACGCAAAGCTGGTTCAGTCCAGACCGGTTACGATCGGGAACAATGTTTTTATTGGAACCAACGCCATGGTTCTTAAAGGCGTCAGTATCGGCGATAACGCGGTTATTGGCGCGGGATCTGTTGTTACAAAAAATGTCGGGAACGGGGAAATTTGGGCGGGCAATCCCGCCAGGAAAATCGGGATGGTTAAGTGA
- a CDS encoding glycosyltransferase, producing MKVLWLCGVPQEVQTVALDGKNVGAYAAWSWVMGHLPPPEGVELHIACPAKNISAPLEVEYRGVTFHLFPYVRGAAYTFFQTWLPGFRRVYEKISPDWVQGWGTEAGFSSAALRLTPNRSIVEIQGILSDYYPHMQKSLMLWFSILNERITLRKAPRLLAESEYSAQETKKYTRGGVGVIPHPLRDDFLQIDAGQKKKPQIVFLGALTDRKGIKDAVRAFAGASSNDWNLICIGRGKIEYEQEVRDLIRELGVEARVKMCGTLNPVEIIKLFQESPVFLLPTYMDTGPTALKEALSMGLWPVCYNNSGPQELIGHYQYGSLAPTGDIPALTESLRNVLAGRPWDGPGRMKQCIGQVRHDLSRETVWAQLMACYTDKYWESAANATH from the coding sequence ATGAAGGTTCTCTGGTTATGTGGTGTGCCGCAGGAAGTGCAAACAGTGGCGCTTGACGGCAAAAACGTTGGGGCGTATGCCGCCTGGTCCTGGGTAATGGGTCATCTGCCTCCGCCGGAGGGAGTGGAGTTGCATATTGCCTGTCCGGCGAAGAACATCTCCGCGCCGCTTGAGGTCGAATATAGAGGCGTGACATTTCATCTGTTCCCGTATGTCCGCGGAGCGGCCTATACATTCTTCCAGACCTGGCTGCCGGGGTTTCGGCGCGTATATGAAAAGATCAGCCCGGATTGGGTGCAGGGATGGGGCACCGAAGCCGGATTCAGCTCGGCGGCATTACGGCTGACGCCGAACCGGAGTATCGTTGAAATTCAGGGCATCCTTTCTGACTATTATCCGCATATGCAGAAATCTCTGATGTTATGGTTTAGTATTTTGAATGAGCGGATCACGTTACGGAAAGCACCCCGTCTGCTGGCTGAAAGTGAATATTCGGCACAGGAGACCAAAAAATATACCCGGGGCGGGGTTGGCGTTATCCCCCATCCTTTACGGGATGACTTCCTGCAGATTGATGCCGGACAGAAAAAGAAACCCCAGATTGTTTTTCTTGGCGCGTTAACGGATCGGAAAGGCATTAAAGATGCCGTTCGCGCATTCGCCGGTGCTTCGTCCAATGATTGGAATCTGATTTGCATTGGACGGGGCAAGATCGAGTACGAACAGGAAGTCCGCGACCTGATACGGGAGCTTGGGGTTGAAGCGCGCGTCAAAATGTGCGGCACGTTGAATCCGGTAGAAATTATAAAGCTGTTTCAGGAAAGCCCGGTTTTCCTTCTGCCAACGTACATGGATACCGGTCCGACAGCGTTGAAAGAGGCTTTATCCATGGGACTTTGGCCGGTCTGCTATAATAATTCCGGGCCGCAGGAATTGATCGGGCATTATCAATATGGGTCATTGGCTCCAACCGGCGATATTCCGGCGCTAACCGAGAGTTTGCGGAACGTGCTGGCTGGTCGGCCGTGGGATGGTCCTGGACGGATGAAGCAGTGCATCGGGCAGGTGCGGCACGACTTGAGCCGCGAAACAGTCTGGGCACAGCTGATGGCGTGCTATACAGATAAGTATTGGGAAAGCGCGGCGAATGCTACGCATTAA